A genomic stretch from Clavelina lepadiformis chromosome 5, kaClaLepa1.1, whole genome shotgun sequence includes:
- the LOC143460657 gene encoding turripeptide Lol9.1-like isoform X3 — translation MKTTYLSLILSSMLVCACVGNPVQRCPDVCIAVYDPVCGSDGVVYSNSCSLAIASCHTQKRITKAKFPDKKCPDCKLCGGGMAI, via the exons ATGAAGACAACTTATCTGAGCCTTATTCTATCCTCCATGCTTGTGTGTGCTTGTGTGGGAAACCCTGTACAACGTTGTCCTGA CGTTTGCATAGCTGTATACGATCCAGTCTGTGGCAGCGATGGCGTTGTTTACTCAAATTCATGTTCTTTAGCGATAGCATCCTGTCATACACA GAAGAGAATAACGAAAGCGAAGTTTCCAGACAAAAAATGCCCCGATTGTAAGCTGTGTGGCGGAGGCATGGCTATCTGA